From one Triticum urartu cultivar G1812 chromosome 3, Tu2.1, whole genome shotgun sequence genomic stretch:
- the LOC125542521 gene encoding putative cysteine-rich receptor-like protein kinase 39, with the protein MPGHDDVQFDKEFYNLVNLQHQNIVELVGYCHETRREYLPYNNSKVLADVTKRALCFEFMENGSLSDCLSDEFKGHGWRNRYAIIKGISNGLKYLHEELKTPIFHLDLKPANILLDKKMIPKIADFGLSRFFMEDKSYSTDSPIGTRLGVVVIKIIAGSKGHCRSAEMTSEQFTEIKRPTIGDIVNMLTDTETPENYHGALIDQMSTFMVKDTGLKDVHPLSAVCATTGETKTSEVILRDGDRILRSMDVHPTEPW; encoded by the exons ATGCCAGGGCATGACGATGTGCAATTTGATAAGGAATTTTACAATCTTGTAAATTTGCAACACCAGAACATCGTGGAGTTAGTTGGTTATTGCCATGAAACAAGACGTGAATATTTGCCGTACAACAACAGTAAGGTTCTTGCTGATGTGACAAAGAGGGCGCTTTGCTTTGAGTTTATGGAAAATGGAAGCCTTAGCGACTGTCTTTCTG ACGAATTTAAGGGACATGGTTGGCGCAATCGCTACGCTATAATTAAGGGTATTTCCAATGGTTTGAAGTACCTTCACGAGGAACTGAAGACTCCCATTTTTCATTTGGATCTAAAACCGGCAAACATATTGCTGGATAAGAAGATGATCCCGAAAATTGCTGATTTCGGATTATCCAGATTCTTCATGGAAGATAAATCCTATAGCACTGATAGTCCTATAGGAACACG CCTGGGAGTTGTAGTTATAAAGATAATTGCAGGTTCCAAAGGCCACTGCAGAAGTGCTGAAATGACCTCTGAGCAATTCACTGAGATT AAAAGGCCAACCATAGGGGACATCGTTAATATGCTAACTGATACAGAGACACCAGAAAACTATCATGGGGCATTAATTGACCAG ATGAGCACTTTCATGGTAAAGGACACTGGCTTGAAAGATGTTCATCCCCTAAGCGCTGTCTGTGCAACAACGGGTGAGACGAAGACATCTGAG GTCATACTTCGTGATGGTGACCGTATATTAAGGTCAATGGATGTGCACCCTACAGAGCCTTGGTGA